The following proteins are co-located in the Bacillus pumilus genome:
- a CDS encoding HAD family hydrolase — protein sequence MKAVFFDLDDTLLWDEKSIHTTFQETCREAEKKYGLDPEAFEQIVREEARKLYSSYETYDYTVMIGINPFEGLWSNFSEPISEGFQKLNALAPEYRKNAWTNGLKEAGIDDEAFGQYLADFFAAERRKRPYVYEETYPVLDRLKGSYELLLLTNGDPSLQKEKLAGVPELAPYFHEIVISGDYGKGKPDPGIFEHCLQLLNLTKDDVIMVGDNPKTDILGASRVGIQTVWINRHGKKNETDVTPDYEIKDLHELFDILK from the coding sequence ATGAAAGCCGTATTTTTCGATTTAGATGATACTTTGCTTTGGGATGAAAAAAGCATTCACACAACTTTTCAGGAAACATGCCGGGAAGCAGAAAAGAAATATGGACTTGATCCAGAAGCGTTTGAACAGATTGTACGTGAAGAAGCAAGAAAGCTGTACTCTTCCTATGAAACATATGATTATACTGTCATGATCGGAATTAATCCTTTCGAAGGACTGTGGTCAAATTTTAGTGAACCGATTAGCGAAGGCTTTCAAAAGCTGAACGCCCTTGCACCAGAGTATCGCAAAAACGCTTGGACAAACGGCTTAAAAGAAGCGGGAATTGACGATGAGGCATTTGGACAATACTTGGCTGATTTCTTTGCAGCAGAACGCAGAAAACGCCCGTATGTCTATGAAGAAACGTATCCTGTTTTAGACCGCCTGAAAGGCAGCTACGAATTACTCCTTTTAACAAACGGTGACCCTAGTCTTCAAAAGGAAAAGCTTGCAGGTGTACCGGAGCTTGCGCCTTATTTTCATGAGATTGTGATTTCAGGAGATTACGGGAAAGGCAAGCCTGACCCTGGCATCTTTGAGCACTGCCTTCAGCTATTAAACTTAACAAAAGACGATGTCATCATGGTTGGAGATAATCCTAAAACAGATATTCTCGGGGCATCTCGCGTTGGCATCCAAACCGTTTGGATCAATCGCCATGGCAAGAAAAATGAAACAGATGTGACACCGGATTATGAAATCAAAGACTTACATGAATTGTTTGATATATTAAAGTAG
- the speD gene encoding adenosylmethionine decarboxylase codes for METIGRHVISELWGCDCDKLNDMDFIEKTFVNAALKSGAEVREVAFHKFAPQGVSGVVIISESHLTIHSFPEHGYASIDVYTCGDLDPNIAADHIGDELGAETRENIEIPRGMGPVQVKQAQAKAL; via the coding sequence ATGGAAACAATCGGACGTCACGTTATCTCCGAGCTATGGGGATGCGACTGTGATAAACTGAACGACATGGATTTTATTGAAAAAACGTTTGTAAATGCAGCTTTGAAATCAGGAGCTGAGGTAAGAGAGGTTGCTTTTCACAAATTTGCACCTCAAGGAGTAAGTGGAGTTGTCATTATTTCTGAATCTCATCTGACAATTCACAGCTTTCCTGAACATGGTTATGCGAGCATAGATGTCTATACTTGCGGCGACCTAGATCCGAATATCGCAGCAGATCATATCGGAGATGAACTAGGTGCTGAAACAAGAGAGAACATCGAAATTCCTCGAGGCATGGGACCTGTACAAGTGAAACAGGCACAAGCCAAAGCACTGTAA
- a CDS encoding cytosolic protein encodes MTLGQKFKRLISNHTETSDHHPVSELKSRYYKSTNAKVFQAVEALLSRNDSYQVTSVSAERGEISANIRMPKKAFLVATVISIRPFETAVDFNVTTETALPTDFGYSQKTVLSLYEELDKQLPRIDRS; translated from the coding sequence ATGACTTTAGGACAAAAGTTCAAACGATTGATTTCAAACCATACGGAAACATCTGACCATCATCCGGTGTCAGAGCTGAAAAGCCGTTACTACAAATCGACAAATGCAAAAGTTTTTCAAGCGGTGGAAGCCCTTCTTTCCCGAAACGATTCCTATCAAGTGACATCTGTTTCAGCAGAACGAGGTGAAATCAGCGCAAACATACGAATGCCGAAAAAAGCCTTTCTCGTGGCGACTGTCATTTCAATTCGTCCTTTTGAAACAGCTGTCGATTTTAACGTGACAACAGAAACGGCCCTGCCAACAGATTTTGGCTACAGTCAAAAGACCGTTTTGTCCCTTTATGAAGAACTAGACAAACAACTTCCAAGAATAGATCGGAGCTGA
- a CDS encoding replication initiation and membrane attachment family protein gives MTEHWKEVLAVDPYVVKSASLLGDIDRQLITLLYQPLIGMSAFSLYMTLWGELEQNRMWGKPAPHRQLMVMLQTNLNDIFEERLKLEAIGLLRTYEQETEEGRLFTYELVPPLRPDEFFQDGMLNVLLYHRVEKAKYMQLRDYFSYPGVPAEAKNISRSFEEVFHVLQPGERKMTEEINQASSLDQGYEYVTVGSSQPAPLSDESFDFDLLLAGMSDMMIPRKALTRQVKETIKKLAVVYGITPLQMQNIVAGACGSDQMISTEELRKAARDWYQIEYRGEQPKLIDQKQPRHLRHDASKPPSADTPDAKLIEKLDHISPRELLKDMADGIEPTYADLRIVEDIMLEQQLEPGVMNVLIYYTLLKTDMKLSKTYMQKIAAHWVRKKIKTVEAAMKMAKEENRQMTEWAQQKKQRSPYGSGKVVREEKLPDWMKETETKEQPAKEQADSLSTEDLEREKEKLLDQFKNMKKYNAH, from the coding sequence ATGACAGAGCATTGGAAGGAAGTGCTAGCCGTCGATCCGTATGTCGTCAAAAGCGCTTCATTGCTCGGTGACATCGATAGACAGCTCATCACTCTTTTATATCAGCCGCTAATTGGCATGTCCGCTTTCAGCTTATACATGACGCTGTGGGGAGAGCTGGAACAAAATCGTATGTGGGGAAAGCCCGCACCTCATCGGCAGCTCATGGTCATGCTGCAAACGAATTTAAATGATATTTTTGAGGAACGTTTAAAACTTGAAGCGATCGGATTACTCCGCACATATGAACAGGAAACGGAAGAGGGCAGACTGTTTACATATGAGCTCGTGCCGCCGCTAAGGCCTGATGAGTTTTTCCAAGACGGTATGCTGAATGTCCTTTTGTACCATCGTGTAGAAAAAGCAAAATATATGCAGCTTCGTGATTATTTTTCTTATCCAGGTGTTCCTGCAGAAGCGAAGAACATTTCACGTTCGTTTGAAGAAGTCTTTCACGTATTGCAGCCAGGCGAACGCAAGATGACAGAAGAAATCAATCAGGCATCATCGCTTGATCAGGGCTATGAATATGTGACAGTTGGATCCAGTCAGCCGGCACCGCTCTCAGACGAATCCTTTGATTTTGATCTGTTGTTAGCGGGCATGTCTGACATGATGATTCCAAGAAAGGCTTTGACAAGGCAGGTGAAAGAGACGATTAAGAAGTTAGCTGTTGTATACGGCATCACCCCGCTGCAAATGCAAAATATTGTAGCCGGCGCCTGTGGTTCGGATCAAATGATCTCAACAGAAGAGCTAAGAAAAGCAGCAAGAGACTGGTATCAAATTGAATACAGAGGCGAACAGCCGAAACTGATTGATCAAAAACAGCCAAGACATTTACGTCACGATGCCTCAAAGCCGCCATCGGCAGATACACCTGATGCCAAATTGATTGAAAAGCTAGATCATATTTCGCCCAGGGAGCTTCTAAAAGATATGGCAGATGGCATTGAGCCAACGTATGCTGACTTAAGAATTGTCGAAGATATCATGCTCGAGCAGCAGCTAGAGCCAGGTGTCATGAACGTTCTAATCTACTATACACTGCTGAAAACAGATATGAAGCTGTCCAAAACGTATATGCAAAAAATCGCTGCCCATTGGGTGAGAAAGAAAATTAAAACCGTTGAGGCGGCCATGAAAATGGCAAAAGAAGAGAACAGGCAAATGACTGAGTGGGCGCAGCAGAAAAAGCAGCGAAGCCCATATGGATCAGGAAAAGTCGTCCGCGAGGAGAAACTGCCTGACTGGATGAAAGAAACTGAAACGAAAGAACAGCCGGCAAAAGAACAAGCGGACAGTCTGTCTACAGAGGATCTTGAACGAGAAAAAGAAAAACTGTTAGATCAGTTTAAAAATATGAAAAAATACAATGCACATTAA
- a CDS encoding TVP38/TMEM64 family protein, translated as MNKRKWLLFLVIGILVATLWWLNKQHLQLAPKDVKNWILQFGMLAPFVFLFLSLFRPFVLVPLTVFSLAAGLAFGSVLGTVYALVGATAGATGSFWLASTFRSKQNETNASSRKLKAVTSRIQEHGFLYILLLRIAPIHFDFVSYAAAASHAQYRAFAAATFLGLIPGTVALNVLGSSFVSGNYAALAIVCLIYLIFISVPFILKRKMPDLF; from the coding sequence ATGAACAAAAGAAAATGGCTGCTTTTTCTCGTGATTGGCATTCTCGTTGCTACGCTATGGTGGCTGAATAAACAGCATCTTCAGCTGGCACCGAAAGATGTGAAGAATTGGATACTTCAATTTGGGATGCTGGCTCCCTTTGTTTTTCTTTTCTTATCACTTTTTCGCCCGTTTGTTCTTGTTCCTCTCACGGTCTTTTCGCTGGCAGCAGGTTTGGCATTCGGCAGTGTACTTGGGACCGTTTATGCCCTCGTCGGTGCTACCGCTGGCGCAACAGGCTCTTTTTGGCTTGCTTCAACCTTCCGTTCAAAGCAGAATGAAACAAATGCAAGCAGCCGGAAGCTGAAAGCGGTGACGTCCCGTATTCAGGAGCATGGGTTTCTGTATATTTTGTTATTGCGTATTGCACCTATTCATTTTGATTTTGTCAGCTATGCGGCAGCAGCTTCACATGCTCAATATCGTGCGTTTGCTGCAGCGACCTTTTTAGGCTTAATACCGGGTACGGTTGCGTTAAATGTCCTCGGGTCAAGCTTTGTTAGCGGCAATTATGCCGCTTTAGCGATTGTTTGTTTGATTTATTTGATCTTTATCTCTGTACCATTCATTTTAAAAAGAAAGATGCCTGATTTATTTTAG
- the thrS gene encoding threonine--tRNA ligase, with product MSEQIQLTFPDGAVKEFDKTATTEDIAASISPGLKKKALAGKLNGKEIDLRTPLLESGTIEIITDKSDEALDIMRHSTAHLLAQAIKRIYGKEHHVQFGVGPVIENGFYYDVDIDVAITPEDLPKIEKEMKKIINSNLPIERIEVSREEAKKRFEAIGDELKLELLEAIPEGEAVTIYEQGEFFDLCRGIHLPSTGKIKEFKLLSLAGAYWRGDSNNQMLQRIYGTAFFNKEDLNEHLRLLEEAKERDHRKLGKELKLFANSQKVGQGLPLWLPKGATIRRVIERYIVDKEVRLGYEHVYTPVLANVELYKTSGHWAHYQEDMFPVMEMDNEDLVLRPMNCPHHMMIYKNEPHSYRELPIRIAELGTMHRYEMSGALSGLQRVRGMTLNDAHIFVRPDQIKDEFIRTVRLIEEVYQDFGLNDYTFRLSYRDPEDTEKYFDDDAMWNKAQSMLKDAMDELGHDYYEAEGEAAFYGPKLDVQVKTALGKEETLSTVQLDFLLPERFDLTYIGEDGKHHRPVVIHRGVVSTMERFVAFLIEEYKGALPTWLSPVQFQVIPVSPSVHLDYAKKVQERLQLEGLRVELDSRDEKIGYKIREAQMQKIPYMLVVGDQEAENGAVNVRKYGEQDSETMDLEAFVKHAVAEAKK from the coding sequence ATGTCAGAACAAATTCAACTTACATTTCCAGATGGAGCAGTCAAGGAGTTTGACAAAACAGCCACAACAGAAGACATCGCGGCATCAATTAGCCCGGGCCTAAAGAAAAAAGCGCTTGCCGGTAAATTGAACGGCAAAGAAATAGATCTGCGTACGCCGCTTTTAGAAAGTGGAACAATCGAGATCATCACAGATAAAAGTGATGAAGCACTTGATATTATGCGCCACAGCACAGCGCATTTACTAGCGCAGGCGATTAAACGTATTTACGGAAAAGAGCATCATGTCCAGTTTGGTGTAGGTCCTGTGATCGAAAATGGGTTCTACTACGATGTGGACATTGATGTTGCCATCACACCTGAAGACTTACCAAAGATTGAAAAAGAAATGAAAAAAATCATTAATAGCAATCTGCCGATTGAGCGCATTGAAGTATCAAGAGAAGAAGCGAAAAAACGCTTTGAAGCGATTGGTGATGAATTGAAGCTTGAGCTGTTAGAGGCGATTCCAGAAGGCGAAGCTGTCACCATTTATGAGCAGGGTGAATTCTTTGACTTATGCCGCGGAATTCACTTACCGTCTACAGGGAAAATCAAAGAGTTCAAGCTGCTTAGCCTTGCAGGTGCATACTGGAGAGGCGACAGTAACAATCAAATGCTTCAGCGTATTTATGGAACAGCTTTCTTTAACAAAGAAGATTTAAATGAGCACTTACGTCTGCTCGAAGAAGCGAAAGAACGCGATCACCGTAAACTAGGAAAAGAGCTGAAACTGTTTGCGAATTCTCAAAAGGTAGGTCAAGGTCTTCCGCTTTGGCTGCCAAAAGGCGCAACGATCCGCCGCGTGATTGAGCGTTACATTGTCGATAAAGAAGTGCGTCTTGGTTATGAACATGTGTACACACCAGTTCTTGCGAATGTCGAATTGTATAAAACATCAGGCCACTGGGCGCATTATCAAGAAGATATGTTCCCAGTCATGGAAATGGATAACGAAGATCTTGTCCTTCGTCCTATGAACTGCCCGCACCATATGATGATTTACAAAAATGAACCGCATAGCTATCGTGAATTGCCAATTCGTATTGCAGAGCTTGGTACAATGCACCGCTATGAAATGTCAGGCGCCCTATCTGGTCTGCAGCGTGTTCGCGGCATGACATTAAACGATGCACATATCTTTGTGCGTCCAGATCAAATCAAAGACGAGTTCATCCGTACAGTTCGCTTAATTGAAGAAGTGTATCAAGATTTCGGCTTAAATGATTACACATTCCGCTTATCTTACCGTGATCCAGAGGATACAGAGAAGTATTTCGACGATGATGCGATGTGGAATAAAGCGCAGTCGATGCTGAAGGATGCAATGGACGAGCTTGGTCATGACTACTATGAAGCAGAAGGTGAAGCGGCATTTTATGGACCGAAGCTTGACGTACAAGTGAAGACAGCTCTTGGAAAAGAAGAGACGTTGTCCACTGTACAGCTTGATTTCTTACTTCCAGAGCGCTTCGATCTCACATATATCGGAGAAGATGGAAAGCACCATCGTCCAGTCGTTATTCATAGAGGGGTCGTCTCCACAATGGAGCGCTTCGTTGCCTTCTTAATTGAAGAATACAAAGGAGCTCTTCCAACATGGCTGTCACCTGTACAATTCCAAGTCATCCCGGTTTCACCATCTGTTCATCTAGACTATGCGAAAAAAGTGCAAGAACGCTTGCAGCTTGAAGGCTTACGTGTAGAGCTTGATAGCCGTGATGAGAAAATTGGGTACAAAATTAGAGAAGCGCAAATGCAAAAGATTCCGTACATGCTTGTCGTTGGGGATCAAGAAGCAGAAAATGGCGCTGTCAATGTAAGAAAATATGGTGAACAAGATTCAGAAACAATGGATCTTGAAGCTTTTGTGAAACATGCAGTAGCAGAAGCGAAAAAATAA
- the ytxC gene encoding putative sporulation protein YtxC: MLEIIFEDEYDTAAFLHLAEHLDSRHHMSIQQGKDRLLIEAKESKEALEHIVRPLLVHFFLECKENERMRSILENTYLFKDPEEQHQILSIAHSIMKGDIDDIPGIHQDPSREALLKKELETISLQQGIFSIGSFMTFRLSEYDRRLKNYVEVSIEEYKMEQEYQNFIQSLRDYVMARKPKLEKVHVVHQDRLVIWEFRYASERDQKQYIDRQFVREHPMYIDSQLIAPLVSIAPQKINLFTNDTGHSMVQTIQNIFQERVEVFPPHSFDEQNVQFVHDHLVKKSEKLS, from the coding sequence ATGCTTGAAATAATCTTTGAAGATGAATATGATACCGCTGCTTTTTTACATCTTGCTGAACACTTGGACAGTCGGCATCACATGTCAATTCAACAAGGGAAAGACCGGCTTCTCATAGAGGCGAAGGAATCAAAAGAAGCACTTGAGCACATCGTGCGGCCATTACTGGTTCACTTTTTTTTGGAATGCAAAGAAAACGAGCGCATGCGCAGCATCCTTGAAAACACATACTTATTTAAAGATCCCGAAGAGCAGCACCAAATTCTTTCAATCGCCCATAGCATCATGAAAGGGGATATAGATGATATTCCCGGGATTCATCAGGACCCATCAAGGGAAGCCCTGTTAAAAAAGGAGCTTGAGACGATCTCTTTACAGCAAGGTATCTTTTCAATTGGTTCATTTATGACCTTTAGGCTGTCAGAGTATGACAGGAGGCTGAAGAATTATGTTGAAGTATCCATTGAAGAATACAAAATGGAACAAGAATATCAAAACTTTATTCAATCACTTCGAGACTATGTGATGGCAAGAAAGCCCAAGCTTGAAAAAGTACATGTTGTGCATCAGGACCGACTGGTGATTTGGGAATTTCGCTACGCTTCTGAGCGTGATCAAAAACAATACATAGACAGACAGTTTGTAAGAGAACATCCAATGTATATTGATTCGCAGCTGATTGCACCGCTTGTTTCCATTGCTCCGCAAAAGATTAACCTGTTTACAAATGACACAGGTCACTCGATGGTGCAAACCATTCAAAATATTTTTCAAGAAAGGGTCGAGGTGTTCCCGCCTCATTCGTTTGATGAACAAAATGTTCAATTTGTTCATGATCATTTGGTAAAGAAAAGTGAAAAGCTTTCTTGA
- the nrdR gene encoding transcriptional regulator NrdR: MKCPTCQHLGTRVLDSRPVDEGKSIRRRRECESCQYRFTTFEKLEELPLIVVKKEGIREEFSREKMLRGLIKACEKRPVALKQLEDVCFNIEKELRNQGMSEVKSELVGEMVMDELAKIDEVSYVRFASVYRQFKDINVFIDELKDLLKKER; the protein is encoded by the coding sequence ATGAAATGTCCGACATGTCAGCACCTTGGCACAAGGGTGCTTGATTCAAGACCAGTAGATGAAGGGAAATCCATTCGTCGTAGAAGAGAGTGCGAAAGCTGCCAATATCGCTTTACGACGTTTGAAAAATTAGAAGAATTACCGCTTATTGTAGTGAAAAAAGAAGGTATACGAGAAGAATTCAGCCGGGAAAAGATGCTGAGAGGACTCATCAAAGCGTGTGAAAAGCGTCCTGTCGCTTTAAAACAGCTGGAAGATGTTTGCTTTAACATCGAAAAAGAATTGCGTAATCAAGGCATGTCAGAAGTAAAAAGTGAGCTTGTTGGTGAAATGGTGATGGACGAGCTGGCGAAAATTGATGAAGTGTCTTACGTCAGGTTTGCTTCGGTTTACCGGCAGTTTAAAGACATCAATGTATTTATTGACGAATTAAAAGATTTATTAAAGAAAGAACGCTAA
- a CDS encoding IS3 family transposase, translating to MIEFDVTGEVLWVNDIFAKAMRYSKEEMVGLKHRQFCPPHIAEHASYQMFWKRLKEGQIFQENVQRITKHGANIDRTTTTIVERTVKEYIHYYNNIRIQTKLNQSPINYRQLAV from the coding sequence ATGATTGAATTTGATGTCACAGGTGAGGTGCTATGGGTGAACGATATTTTTGCAAAAGCTATGAGGTATTCTAAGGAAGAGATGGTTGGTCTAAAGCATAGACAGTTTTGTCCTCCGCATATTGCAGAACACGCAAGCTATCAAATGTTTTGGAAGCGTTTGAAGGAGGGGCAAATCTTTCAGGAAAATGTGCAGCGGATCACGAAGCACGGTGCCAACATTGATCGAACGACGACGACCATCGTAGAACGCACTGTCAAAGAATACATTCATTATTATAACAACATTCGTATTCAAACGAAACTAAACCAATCACCGATAAACTATCGGCAATTGGCTGTATAA
- the dnaI gene encoding primosomal protein DnaI: protein MKPIGRSFEQLKGRVDFRVRYNQIKESVLADEGVKAFLKEHQEEIQEDMINRSLNRLFEYVQQSKGCSYCLEEENVNAILDGYHPKLVIKGQSIDIEYSPCPVKLRLDRQKKQQELMKSMYIPQNVLQATFADLNVTGRQEVIQKVGQFLQSYDETGKGKGLYLHGKFGVGKTFILAAIAQQLAEKEYPSLLVYVPEFVRELKNSLADHTLEEKLNMVKSTPILMLDDIGAESMTSWVRDELLGTILQYRMAEQLPTFFSSNFSPSELKHHFTYSQRGEKEEVKAARLMERIVYLAEPVVLEGENRRHL from the coding sequence ATGAAACCGATCGGTCGTTCATTTGAACAGCTAAAAGGACGAGTAGATTTTCGCGTGAGATACAATCAGATTAAAGAAAGTGTGTTAGCTGATGAAGGTGTAAAAGCCTTTTTAAAGGAGCATCAAGAAGAGATACAAGAAGACATGATCAATCGCAGCTTGAATCGGCTCTTTGAATATGTGCAGCAATCGAAAGGCTGCTCTTACTGCTTAGAGGAAGAGAACGTAAATGCCATTTTAGATGGGTATCATCCGAAGCTTGTGATCAAAGGACAGAGTATTGATATTGAATATTCCCCTTGTCCAGTAAAGCTGCGTCTCGATAGACAGAAAAAACAGCAAGAGCTCATGAAAAGCATGTACATTCCGCAGAATGTTCTTCAAGCGACGTTCGCTGATCTGAACGTCACAGGAAGACAAGAGGTCATCCAAAAAGTAGGTCAATTCCTGCAAAGCTATGATGAGACTGGTAAGGGGAAAGGCTTGTATTTACACGGGAAATTTGGGGTAGGCAAAACGTTTATTCTAGCAGCGATTGCGCAGCAGCTAGCGGAAAAAGAATACCCATCTCTCCTTGTATACGTGCCTGAATTTGTGAGAGAGTTAAAAAATTCTTTAGCCGATCATACACTGGAAGAGAAGCTGAATATGGTCAAATCAACACCTATCTTAATGCTTGATGATATTGGGGCAGAGTCGATGACAAGCTGGGTACGAGATGAACTGCTAGGAACGATCTTACAATATCGTATGGCTGAACAGCTGCCAACTTTCTTCTCTTCTAATTTCTCACCGAGTGAACTAAAGCATCATTTTACGTACTCACAGCGCGGAGAAAAAGAAGAGGTCAAAGCAGCTCGTTTAATGGAACGGATTGTCTATTTAGCAGAGCCAGTCGTACTTGAAGGAGAAAATCGCCGTCATTTATAA
- a CDS encoding sensor histidine kinase yields MLHLIIMMIERVGIIVILGFVLAHVKGFRNLLLHNQGFRKKAILVFVFASFSMISNYTGIEIQQQIVMNHEFSYHLGSSSSIANTRIMGIEMGGLIGGPFVGIGAGLLAGIHRYSLGGSTALSCAISSILAGVIAGYVGSRFKRKNRMVTPRQAALFGVAMESLQMIIILLFAKPFADAWGLVSIIALPMIFVNGIGSFIFLSILQSVIRQEEQAKAMQTHRVFSIADQTLPFFRQGLNEQSCKSVAEIIHRLTETDAVSLTDTEKILAHVGDGMDHHIPSKSLITGLSKQVLISGKIMKAHSKDEINCSVAHCPLEAAIVLPLTSNGQTIGTLKMYFNSPVGLSRVEEELAEGLAMLFSTQLELGEAETQSRLLKDAEIKALQAQVNPHFLFNAINTISVLCRTNVEMARKLLLQLSIYFRSNLQGARQLLIPMHKEIQHVEAYLSLEQARFPNKYHVTFQIEKELEQVMIPPFVLQVLVENAVRHAFPKHQTNCEVIVSALMKDGRVYMKVTDNGQGIEDDKMAQLLKAPVESLEGTGTALYNLDQRLRGIFGRQAALTIHSDKGTDISFHIPMDYVKKDDSR; encoded by the coding sequence TTGCTTCATTTAATCATTATGATGATCGAGCGTGTGGGGATCATCGTTATTTTAGGATTTGTGCTTGCCCATGTGAAGGGCTTTCGCAATCTGTTGCTTCACAACCAAGGGTTCCGGAAAAAGGCAATCCTTGTCTTTGTTTTTGCTTCTTTTAGTATGATCAGTAATTACACAGGAATCGAAATCCAGCAGCAGATTGTCATGAATCATGAATTTTCTTATCATCTTGGCTCATCAAGCTCCATCGCCAATACAAGAATCATGGGGATTGAAATGGGCGGCTTGATTGGAGGGCCTTTTGTTGGCATTGGCGCAGGCCTTTTAGCTGGAATCCATCGCTATTCACTAGGAGGGAGCACGGCGCTCAGCTGTGCGATTTCTTCGATTTTAGCCGGTGTGATTGCAGGCTATGTCGGCAGCAGGTTTAAGCGGAAGAATCGAATGGTGACACCTCGCCAGGCAGCACTTTTTGGTGTGGCGATGGAATCATTACAGATGATCATTATTCTTCTGTTTGCAAAGCCATTTGCTGATGCTTGGGGGCTTGTGAGCATTATTGCGCTGCCGATGATCTTTGTGAATGGGATCGGAAGCTTTATCTTTTTATCTATTTTGCAGTCAGTGATTCGACAAGAAGAGCAGGCCAAGGCGATGCAGACACATCGTGTATTTTCTATCGCAGATCAAACGCTTCCTTTTTTCCGGCAAGGATTAAATGAACAGTCCTGTAAAAGTGTGGCGGAGATCATTCATCGATTAACAGAAACAGATGCCGTCTCCTTAACAGATACAGAAAAGATTTTAGCGCATGTCGGAGATGGAATGGATCATCATATTCCATCTAAAAGCCTGATTACAGGGCTGTCTAAGCAAGTATTGATCAGTGGGAAGATTATGAAGGCGCATTCGAAAGACGAAATTAATTGTTCAGTCGCCCATTGCCCTCTCGAAGCGGCGATTGTGCTCCCGCTCACGTCAAACGGTCAAACGATCGGAACGTTAAAAATGTATTTCAATTCGCCGGTCGGATTAAGCAGGGTGGAAGAGGAGCTTGCAGAAGGTTTAGCGATGCTGTTTTCCACACAGCTTGAGCTTGGGGAGGCAGAGACCCAAAGCCGTCTGCTAAAAGATGCAGAGATCAAAGCGCTTCAAGCACAGGTGAATCCGCACTTTTTATTTAACGCCATTAATACAATCTCTGTTTTATGCAGAACCAATGTGGAGATGGCAAGGAAGCTGCTACTGCAGCTGAGTATTTATTTTCGTTCAAACTTGCAAGGCGCCCGCCAGCTGCTGATTCCAATGCATAAAGAGATTCAGCATGTAGAGGCTTATTTGTCGCTTGAACAAGCAAGGTTTCCAAATAAGTACCATGTGACCTTTCAAATTGAAAAAGAGCTGGAGCAGGTGATGATTCCGCCCTTTGTGCTTCAAGTCCTTGTTGAAAATGCGGTGAGACATGCTTTTCCTAAACATCAAACGAATTGTGAAGTTATCGTATCCGCTTTGATGAAAGATGGTCGTGTATATATGAAAGTGACAGATAATGGACAAGGGATCGAGGATGACAAGATGGCTCAGCTATTAAAAGCGCCAGTTGAATCACTAGAAGGAACGGGTACGGCCCTTTATAATTTAGACCAGCGATTAAGAGGAATTTTTGGCAGACAAGCCGCTTTAACCATTCATAGTGACAAAGGCACTGACATCTCATTTCACATTCCAATGGACTATGTAAAAAAGGATGATTCTCGTTGA